In Leptospira congkakensis, one DNA window encodes the following:
- the hrcA gene encoding heat-inducible transcriptional repressor HrcA has translation MDLSPRHRSILKALVEEFVSDNKPVGSKTLSEKYDIGVSPATIRSCLAELEEMGFIVARHTSGGRVPTERGYRLYVDSLVTLFELTMREKQRIQEEYLRMQFRLDQVLVATTKVLASLSQSASVVLGPEGSLDTLKHIELIHVNGGEVLMILVMRSGTVLNRNIFFDYHISQETLYQISRYLNDNVKGFDVHEIQSNLIPQMMMKKEGPEGFSQFAPSIARAMGSDSLSVDNLYIDGLKNLYENFKDEEEQLENILHLFDEKQFLKEFFSDYVPMDGVYTIIGKDGNEKLGGVTIITTNYRMGEKRIGSMGIIGPQRMNYNKALPLIEFTSQLVSEMITKLSR, from the coding sequence ATGGATCTATCCCCTAGACATCGATCTATTTTGAAAGCTTTGGTTGAGGAATTTGTATCGGACAACAAACCGGTCGGATCCAAAACGCTTTCTGAAAAATACGATATCGGTGTTTCCCCCGCTACCATTCGGTCTTGTTTAGCAGAACTGGAAGAGATGGGTTTTATTGTGGCAAGGCATACATCTGGCGGACGGGTTCCTACGGAACGCGGATACCGGTTGTATGTGGATAGTTTGGTGACTCTTTTTGAGTTAACCATGCGTGAGAAACAAAGGATCCAGGAAGAGTATCTTCGGATGCAATTTCGATTGGACCAAGTTCTCGTGGCAACAACCAAAGTTTTGGCTTCCCTTTCGCAATCAGCGAGTGTGGTTCTTGGACCTGAAGGCTCACTGGACACACTCAAACATATTGAACTCATCCATGTAAATGGTGGAGAAGTTCTTATGATTCTTGTGATGAGGTCAGGTACGGTGCTCAATCGAAATATATTTTTCGATTATCACATCTCACAAGAGACCTTGTACCAAATTTCAAGGTATTTGAATGATAACGTCAAAGGTTTTGATGTTCATGAAATTCAAAGTAATCTGATCCCTCAGATGATGATGAAAAAGGAAGGTCCAGAAGGATTTTCACAATTTGCACCATCAATTGCAAGAGCCATGGGATCGGACAGTTTGTCCGTTGATAACTTGTATATCGATGGATTAAAAAACTTATACGAAAACTTTAAGGATGAAGAGGAACAATTAGAAAACATCCTGCATCTATTTGATGAAAAACAGTTCCTCAAAGAGTTTTTTAGCGATTATGTTCCGATGGATGGTGTTTATACCATTATTGGAAAAGACGGTAATGAGAAGTTAGGTGGTGTTACCATTATTACTACAAATTACCGTATGGGAGAAAAGAGGATTGGTTCCATGGGAATCATTGGTCCTCAGAGGATGAATTATAACAAAGCATTACCTTTGATTGAATTCACCTCACAGTTAGTTTCAGAAATGATTACGAAGTTAAGTAGATAG